TAGAAATGAGGGTTTAAGCATGCCCCTAGTCGGCCCATAGACCACCGTCATAAGGAAGGAAAGGTTGGATTCTTTCAGCTCTACCGTCGCCGAGATGGAGAAATGCCTAATGATGATGCTGTGCAGATCGACGAAGTTATTATTCCACAGCACTAAGATCCCTCCTCTAGTGCACGCAGTTGGTTTGAAAGTAAAATTGTCAAGGCGATACCCATCAAGAACGCAGTTAGATGGCCGTCGATGTTGCTCAACTTAGTCTCCTGGAAGCATGCTATCTGGCAGCGTGTCGAGGAGAGAAGCTCGTGCACAGTCACGCACCATGCTACTGTATTCAGGACCCGAACATTCCAACAAATAACATCTAAATTTAGTGCAGCCATGGAAAAGAACAATACATCACAGCAAGTGTGGAGGTGAAGCCATCCCCAACGTAGAGGTTGCCATCATAGACTTAGGCAGGTGAAGACACACAAAATGCAGCAAATCATCACATGAACAAGTTCTGAAGGCAGCGTGCAGATGCTCCATGGTCAACCAAAGGCAATAGGTGACCGAGTTTGATACTCGCAAGAGGCATCGCCGCAATGCAGAAGAAAGTGAAGCAATCATCTAAGAAACCATAGAGCTCTGAGTAGAATAGGAACACCATTATGCTCCCTCGGCCTGCTGCACCTTCGCCTGGAGGTCATCAACCTCCTGTCCAACCATCTCCAGGAGTGCGTCGTCGAGCATTTCCAAGTAGTCGTCGTCGAGGCCGAAGAGTTTGGAGAGGGCGGCCACCACCTGTTCCGGCAGCAGCCCGTTGTACATGGCAACGTATTCTGCGATGACCTTCTCAATCGGGTCGATTGTCGATACCGGGGAGCTGAAGCTTACGGCACAAGTTGATATGCGCCTTCACCTCCACTAGGATCATCGGCTTCTTAGCCAGGCGTGTACTGTGCCGCACGTTTGTCATGTCGTAGACCTAGCACTACCGGGGCACCTTTGTAGGCGGGGTCACCAGTGGCAGGGTTGGAACTGACGGCTTAGTGAAGAAGTCGCGAATGTCGGTCGGGGCTCTGCCGCCCTGGTGAGCGGATGCCTCCTGGGTCTGGGGAGCCGGATCCCCAGCCGTCGCATCCTGCTGCTGGAGAGGTGCCCAGCTTTAGATGCTGGAACACCGACGTCAACGGGATCCCCCCGCCAATGTCCCCCGTAGCATTGATCTGCTCATTGCTCGCCTCTGCCGCCCTAGACCCCGGCACTGCAGCATGTTGGCAATTTGGAGGGCCTTGTTGATGATGCCATGGTGCATTGATAGTTCTTGGAGCTACACTGTCAGTACTGGCAACGAAGAGTGGAGCTTGAACAAGAACCGGAACTTGAGTACCTCTGGGTCTTGCCGTGGATTGTCGTCCCGATCCCTCGACGGCGAGGCATTGTGGCGTTGCCCTCGTACTGGCAGCCACCACCGTGATGTCGAGGGGAGCGTTCGTGCTGCCTGAACACTAGCTCCTGCTACACTGATTGAGCCCCGTGCAGCCCGCTGTAGTGATAGCTGCCCCGACGGTGGTCACCATCGTCATCATCATAGTCGTCCGGGTGCCACAGTTTGTTGTTGTAGACCTTCTTGCCGCCACGCGCGTCATGGTCGCCTTGGCGTCTGTCATGCTGACACGCATCACCCCACTCCGCCTCCTTGGTCATGTGCGAGGACTCAACCTGCGAAGGCCGGTCCCTACGCCGATCATGGTACAGCGGTGGCATGTTGAACGGTGGGAATGCCGAGGCCGGCGACTCGGCCCCATCGACAGCGCCCCTGTGCTAGGTTAGGCGGCGGCGTTCCAGCACAGGGATGGCCACCTAGGCGGCACTGTTCCCAGCAGCCCGTGCGGGTCGACGGAGGTCCCCGTGTAGTCGTAGATCCACCCTAGGTGCATGATGATGTAGTACTTGATCCCTTGCTGCCAGCGCTCCGGTGGCGTCGTGGAGAAGGACACATGTGCCCGAGTAGTGAACACCAACCAGAGATACTTAGGGATCTTGCTCGGGTTCACCGTCCAAGCCCAGAGATCGATCGTCCTGGTGTCGTCAGGGTGGAGAAGGTTGGTGTCGATGCAGTCCAGCGAGCACATCATGCCCACGATCCTGTCGATCAACTCCAGGTTCCACACATGGATGGGAACGCCCTCCAGGTATAGGTGCACGCGGAAGAACAGTGCCACCCCTAAGGCGGCCTGTAGGTGGCACCATGGCTGAACGTTGATGATGATGCCATGGTGCTTTAGGCGGCTCATGCTTGCCACCGCCTCCGCATGCTCCTTGTTGAACTTGATAAGAAACGGCTCCAGCTGATGCCTGGACACTGTGACCTCCCCGCAGTGCAGGCAGAGCTCGTCCAGCATGACGGCCTCGATCTCCTTGGCCCCGGTGGTCAGCGGTGTGCTTATTGCTTTCACCACCAGTGTTGTCCCCTCCCACTCGCGGACCTCCTGCTTGAGGTCGAAGGAGGTGGGCACGAGGTAGCTGACCTCGTCGGGCCTGGGGGAGGGGTCACCGATCCTCACCATCCTTGCGGTGGGCGTGCGTCGAAGTGGAGGAGGGAGCATGGTGCGGTTGGTATGGGCCGGCCGCTAGCTTGTGCATGTCGCTGCATGGCATGACGAGGGCGATGCCCGACGCTCTATCGATGACGGGCGACGTTGAGTTCCGGGGCGCGTTGAGGCTGGTTCATGCCTGTGGTGTGGGGGTTTCGCTTGTGGTGGCGTGCCTTGTCGGTCTTGGGGGCATGAGGGTGCCGGCTTCGGGGGCGTCCGTGCTTCCTGTCGACTGTGAGGGTGCGGCGGTGGGCGTCACTCCTAGCACTGGGCGGCCTTGTGCCTGACCGGCGGCAGGTGAAGCACCTGAAGCTAGGGTTGGGAAGGTGGGTTGagcgcggtggccggtggcgcaGCTTGATGGCTCGTCATGTCAACGCGATGCTAGACGAGGAGTTGAATGCTCTTTCTTCCTCCACCAATACCTCAAGCGTACCTTACTCTAGTCGGGGTCCGGCGAGCGATTGACGGGACACGAGGCAGCAGGTGGAACCCAGGCTAGATCTCCCCTTCGCGGCTCATGGCGGTCAGCCTAACGAGAGGAGCAATTACTCCCATCCGCAGTAAATGGAGGTCGGCTTGGTGGGTGGCGCCGCAGCTCCTCCTTGAAGGTGTCGAGGTGACAGCTCCGCACGGCATCTGCGTAGGACAAAGGAGGCTAGGATATAGGCAAATCCGGCACAAACTCCATCGAATCTTGGGTAGGACAACCGGAACCGAATCTTGGGTGGGACGGTTGGATCtaggcggtggtggagggggtGAGCTGGAACTCCTCCAGATCCGAGGTCAGGGCGCCACCGTTAGCATAGATCCGGGGCTGGGAGGCAGCAGGGTGGGCAGCGCGGTGAAGGAGCTTGGGCGGTGAAAATGGGGGCTGTTGTGTCAGCTGGTGGAGGCATGGCGTCCTCCATGGCGACggcaggggaggggggcagTAGGGGGCGGGCAATGGCGTTGTACAACACACGCATATTCAAGGCGATGTCTTATTGCCTCCAAACGTATCTTTTATCATAAGGCTAATAACATGCTTATTTTCCCCCGATTTCGAGCTCTTTTTATGAGCAATAAATTGAAACAAACAGATAGCTTTCAGGTCCCGTTTATGTTGACACCAGTTTTTGTCTAGAGTCAACCACCATGGATAAGGTACTGACAGCCGATGAAAGAGAGAAAATGGTCTGTTCGTGAACCCGTGTTGACTAAGATTAACCGCAGTTGACCAGGATTCCAAAATCCGATGGAAGACTAGGCGGGCTTAGTCCGAAAcaaaatcgactccaccaaataaggaaaagtgtggagatttatctttagtagtttttagaaatagctgtaatagttatgttgtaatcgactaggattttagcttgctccagggtataaatataaacacgTGAGCCTTGTAATGAAGAATCATCAATCAACAAATGCAACCTTTCGGCGTCACgccgccaaaaccctaggagtaggagtagagtagattcgacgagttccttctagcgcgcaaggctgcatcggctttgatctcaagcgagcttgtaagtaccatcacccgaccattacgacctctatcagaactttctaagttaagtcttatattctgatattgttgtgtggctagttatcgagctatcttagattgcaagtagaactttctaggctttgtccaatgtTCTGCTTGCCTTTGTCGTTGCTCACAGTTCTCAAGTTTGCTTAGATCTATCTCGATTGTCTTTATCGGCTCCTTGGTTGTTCCTAAGCACTCACAGTTATCGACCGGCTTAGATCTGGCTAGGTTTTTTTCATCAGCTCCCTTGCTTTGTTTAAACTTTCACAATTATCAAATCGTATTGGCTGATAGATATCGCATGCTTTTACTaatttatatatgctaggtacGATAGATCTTTATCCttacccctcgtattgctaatcGTCAGGCCTCTAATGTCATCATGCTGctgttgagagccgatgcttcggtcGGATCTTATCCGTTTCTCATGGAAGCATGATGACATCACTAAGTCGATAGGAGCGcgtacgaggccttgctgcTGCGAGCTTGTATGATTAAGTTAATGTGCCAAAATTAATGCCCCCTCACCGTGTTACCTTATCTGAGTTCAACTACACGGTCATGacggtcatgacattgattaggttttattagcttaattagccTGTAAGCGGTAGTCAAGAGGTCCTTGTTTgttgtgttctaatcttttaggttactagattgatgtcaatactctctcattcgtgttatcttatctaagttcaattacacttatcatgGTTGACAAAAGCTTCCTTCATGGCTGTtgtgttacaatgctttatcgTAGCCCGTCGGCTGACATAGCCGATGGCACACgtcattaatattttatttattcacACCGCAGTCGTAaccatgagttcgaaaggcttcgccGTGATCGGCTCAAAAATTTAacgtttaccttgtcaatttttaggTTAAATTGACTAGCACGACTTTCACCACTCGCAagctgatttggagcctgcattggagttaagcagatttcCTAagtcctccatgttgttcaacgcagaaacTTGAGGTCCAAATTTTGCATTAACAGTTTGGAAGAGCTTATTTCGCTTCAACAATCAAATTGTTTTGTAAATCGAGTCTAAAATGAATTAGAAGCCAGGTGAAATTATTTTGGAAGAATCCTTCCCAAGTGACCCCTTATTCTTACACAACTATTTGGCAGTGATCACTGCAGCGCTGCGGCTGCCTAGCAACCTGCTACTGATTTTGGGCTACTAAAGCCTAAAAGGTGGTTCAAAATACACCAAGGGCACTAATACATGTTCCAAAAGTGAATTTtgcttttaaaaaaattaatcgGATACATGCTACTACAATTATCACGCTTTGGAGATATGCCATTACCATTCATGATACTGTAAGCATTCCATTACACTCATATGCCATCGATGTGTTTATAAATTTTTTTGACCATAATGCCCCtatcgccttcttcctcctgctgtccTTTCTTCCCTTTCTCTCTCGACCATTGAGATCCGTCATTCCTCCCCAATCGTCAACAGCGCAGGCGAGAAGAATTCATCCCGGTTCTTCTCTTTGTCGCAGGTCTGCTGAGATGAGGATGCCTCCGCCGATGTTCCCGCACCCATTCGAACGGATAAGCCCCCGCGCACTAGCATCAACGAACAGGGCAAGTCAATCTCCTCTACAAAGCAGGAGCGTGGTGGTTCCCAAGCAAATTCCGCAAGAGCAAAAGGGATGCCCTGCTGTCATCGAGCTATATACTATCTGAATGAAACCCAGCAATGCCAAAATTAAGCTTAGGCATagggggcaaaaaaaaaaaatccaatttcACTACTCATGGCCGAGCTTCGTGGCACCAAATGGCCTCATTGTCAGACGGGGAGGAAGGAAGTGAGAAACTGTGTTGTGCTGCAGGGGGGCCGGGTTtggagacggcggcgagctcccgTCTTGTTGCAGGCCACCGCTCTCCCGTCGCCCCCGCCATCCAGGTAAGGGCTGGGATTCCTGGCGGCGCAGGAGAGAAgtcaggggcggcggcggcggccaccagaCACCTGACAGCCTAAGCTTCGCCACCTCGGAGCCCGTGCTCGCTGCCGCGAgaagggaggaaggagatggagcGGGTGCGATGATTGGGGAGAAATGGAGAGAGAGAACGGGGAGCAAGGGGAGAGAGgacgggaggaagaagaagataggggTATTttagtccaaattttttttataaacgcATTGAAGGGGTAAGTAGTGGTATATCTTCAAGAGTTGTGAAATTGTAATGGCACTTTTACAATATCATCTAAAGTGTGACAATTGTAATGGTATATATCCAATTAATCTAAAAAAAGTAGGGGCCGGATTATTAGTTGATACGTAACTTAGGAGTTCTTGGGTGTGGTACACTTCAAATTTGCTATCTAATTTATTTAAGTAACATATTAAAGATTACCTCAACAGTTTCCCAAAATCTTGTTAATGGAACTTGGAGTTAAATTCTGTCTATAGACATATATACAGTATCTGTCACGCGTGTTGCAGTTTGCTGAAGGTGAATGGTAAATAGATACTAGATTATGATGTTTGAGAAGATATGTATGTATCCATTCATTAACCGTAATCGATTATGCATGAAACATCTACAGGTCACGCATGATGCATGCCACCGTCCGCAGTATTTGCTCACAAGTTAACGTTGTATTGTACAAAAGAATTGCGTACGTGATCACCAAAAATCGTATGACGACCAAACGAACCACCGATCAGGTAACCCGGCTGAAACTAAACGTCCGGTgcaccagcagctgcagctaTAGCTCTCCCTCACGGCTTccacgaggacggcggcggcggcgcggcggggaacATGGGCGGCACGGCGGAGAACATGGTGTTCTTGTCGACGGCGGTGACGCCGACCCCCCTGCCGCTGTTGGTGAtggccaccagcgccgccacgaGGCCGGCGTTGCCCACGAGCGTCGGCTCGTTCTGCCCGTAGCTGTTGCGCGAGTCCTTGAACCCGTCGTTCTTGTCGGGCCCGCCGACCATGGCGCCCGTCAGCAGGTTCGGGTCCGCCTTCTTGGAGTCGCGCCACTTGTAGCCGCCGGTGCACGAGTACTTGACGCCGTTTTTCGGCGTCGACGCGCCCCGGTGGTGCAGGTGCCGCGGGTACTTCTTGCCGAACCCCACAACGTAGCTCATCTTCCTCGGGTTATCCCCAAGAATGTAGTTGAGCTGCTCGATCACAGAACAAACAGACGCCATTAATTGTCAGGAACGATTAGCTATATAGAGAGAAATGCAGTCTGCTAGCTTGAgccaaaaaataatttttaccTGGGACTTGGCGAAGGCGCGGAGGTCGTTGGTGGACATGAAGTTGGGGCCGCAGTACCAGCCGGGGACGTTGGCGGCCTCCATGTAGTCGGCGTAGAGCGAGGCGAGGAAGGAGTTGGCGACGACGTACTGCAGCGGCTGGCCCTTGCCGTGGTTGAAGAGCGCCATCCCACCCTTGGTGAAGTTGAAGGCGCCGAACTTCGGGAAGTACATGCACATGTTGAGGCTGGTGGCGTTGTGGTAGCCGATGAGCGACTCCTCGTAGGGGTAGCCGGGGTTGAGGAACATGCGCAGCCGCGACAGCAGCAGCTGGGCGCCCGGGAGCTTGTTGTCCCAGCTGAACACGGAGAAGTCGAGGATGTTGTAGAAGGCCTTGGCGTTCTTGGGCAGCCGCGGGTCGGTGGCGAAGGTGATGTAGCTGGTGTTGCCGGTGGCGTAGTACATCCAGGCGGCGCTCCACATGAACTCGTCCCAGTAGCTGGTGGAGTTGTAGTAGTACTCGATGTCCGGCTGCCGGAGGGAGTAGGGGGTGCGGTGGCCCATCTGCCGCGCGAACTTGTACACCGTGGCCGCGCCCTGGGTGAGCTTCTTGGAGTAGGCGGCGTTGTCGCGGAAcacgatggaggcggcggccagggcCGCGGCGATCTCGCCGCCGAGGTCGGGGGCCGAGCTCACGGCAAGGGTGGGGCGAGGGTACGCCATGTCCTCCGGCCGGTTCCAGCAGTAGTGGTCGTCCGGCCGGCTGCCGTTGATCTTTGCAACACCCACCTGGAGCAAATTAAGCACAAGCCAGATCGATCAATACGTGACGTCACACTGTGCACAAATCAGTCAGTCATAACAGAGTGTGATGCTGCCGTAATTACTGCTTCACATGTTTTAGAGTGAGTTTTAGATAGTAGAATCGATTAATCGAAGTTATTTCATTTTCTATTACTTCTTCGTTTCTCACTTTCTCGGAGTGATTGAAATTATCTTGTGCTAATAATGATCAACATTTACTAGCATTTGGGTACTTATCATGTGGCCGGCCATGTTCTATATCACAGTTAAGTTAAAAAATAATGTTCTGGATCACACAACAGACAAAGCAagcaactatttttttttcttctaggaACATGGCGTGGCCCGTTAAGCACATGTAGGTGTTCGGAAGCTGAACCATAATCTATGATAAAGTCATGTGCCAAGTCAAAGGTTGTTAGGTGTGCCCGTCAATAAACTGCAGAGCTAAATTTCCAGTTATGGACCTAGTTAATTATAATCCCTGTATTTCTGTAAACTAGTTGTAAAATTTCAGAGCAAGATAAAAATGTCACAATATGTCAACAAGTAATCAACATTTCACACTGCAAATTTCAGCATTTGAGAATTTGGACTAGTGTTCCTTACCTGAGCGTAGATCTTGTCGATGGTAGAAGCAGAGGAGTTGAAGGTGAGTAGCAGATAGTCTGTGCCCCACTTGATGAGCTCGCGGACATGGTCATACTCCCCAACGGCCTTGTACTTGGCGCTGTACTCGATCACCGACCAGCTCAGCAGCGTCATGGAAAAGGCCATCGGGAAGTGGAACTTGATGTTGTCGCCGGCGTCATAGtagccgccgacgaggccgccCTTGACATCCTTGGCGTCGGAGCCGTCCGACAGGCCAGAGTTACCGCGCCACGGGACGCCGTTGTTCTTCGGAAGCCGGCCGGCTGTCAGGAAGAAGAGGGATCAAAATGTTGTTAGATGTATTCAACAGCATCCATTTCTCCACATTTCTTGATCTGTATGTTAAAGAACTCACAGCAGTAGGAAAGACTGTACTGCAATTTGAACAGTTTGGAGAATACTAGCATAAAAGATCTACAGGTACAGAGTACAAATTATTCGGAAAGATATCCTGGCTAATTATTCACCAAGATCTGTACGCACATTTGATCCAGATCATAAAGACGAAATTTTCTGCGCCATGTTAAAGAATGGATCAACTTGGTGCCCTACATGTGAGTGAACGTGCAGAGATTCCAGCCGGGAGCAATTGGGATTTGGGCGTTTTCTCCCCCACATCGGATTCAGACCGTCACTTTCTGCAAAAGGTGTAGTGACGGGGAAACAGGACAGAACATTCCACTAGTGGGGTTGCAGCTGTACTCAGCTGTTGAGCGTGCTAGCTAGGGGTTGCAATCGCTCTCCGGCtttggatcatcaacatctaaCAGTGCAGGAGCTTAAGATAATGACCGATCAAACACGGCTAATTAAAGGCAGCAATTTTTCTACTCATACGTTCAAGCAAATTTGATACGCAGAGTCTCAGGTTGTAGCAAACTAGCAAAAATGGCAGATCCACACTGGTTCCAGCAGATCAGCAAGTAACTTCGACGAAGATGCATCAGTTGCAGAGTACCCAAAATtcagtttttttgtttttctttcaagAACCCATCGTAGCACAAAAGTAAAGCAGAGGAAGATCGACGAAAGTAGCAGAGCAGTAGCACTCACATTTCTGGGCGTTGAAGAAGCGGAGCGCCTTGTGGAGCACCTCGGTGTACTGGTCAtctggcggcgggcggggcttCTTGTGGGGGATGGCCTTGGCGATGATGATGGGGAGGCCGATGAGGACGAAGGCGCCGACGAGGCACCATAAGGCCCACCACAGGACCTTGCGCTTGACGACGACGCAGCCGAGGTCGACGTacttgtccttcttcttggcCTCCGGCGGGCCGAGCAGCCAGCTCTGCTGCGTCTCGTCCAGCTCGTGGTGCTGCCGCGCCGACAGCGCGCCGCGGTCAAGGTCCATGTTGCGGCTGTGGTCGTCCTCCGCCGCACCGTCGCCGATCTCGAACGACCCGCCCCATTGGTTCCCCGAGTACATGGCTGCTAGCTAGCCGCCtagctgccggccggccggcggcggagctgagGTGAGCCGCGGCGCCTCGCGCCTTCCCCTGGGCAGGGCTGGTTGGCTTGATCGATCGCGCGCGCGATCAGCGGCGCGTGGAGGGGCCGCGCGGCCGGGCGCTTTGGGTCGATGCGGGGCGGGAGCGGTGGCGTGCCGCGAGCCTTCTTGGCGGTGGGTTGCGGACTGAGCAAGGTGGCCGGGGTGGGGAGTTTTGAAGAGGACTGGAGGAGGGGGGTGGTTGACCCGTGGAGGGTGGGTGCTGGccttcctcctgctcctgctagGGGAGGTTCGTTCTTGTGACCGCGTAGCAGAGGGAAAGAGCAGGGTGGTTTGGGGTTTTCACTTTTTCTACACTTTGCACTCTTTTAGCCGACTTCGCAATAATATTTTCTGTTGAAATTTCTCCTTGAGCTACGGGTACCAAGGAGAAATGGAAACTCGTGACTCGTGTGCCATACTTGAATATAGTATATGTTATGATTTAAACAAGCAATGAAATCAGGTCGTAGTTGTACCAGTGAAGGCCAAAGTTTAATCGCGAAATGTTGTTCGTCTGTCATGcatcatttatttttatattagaTGCAAATTCATCAGGATCTATCAACTTTTGCATTTTAAATTTATTGTTTTCATACAATACTAGTATAGTATTATTTCCCTTGGTTTCAAATTGCGagtcgttttgaattttctagattcataaatatacATATCTAGACATATATTTATATTTAAATGCATAGAAAAATCAACACGACCTACAATTTTGTGGACTGggacaggggcggatccagggtccgggctgcccgggctgcagcccggggcgagatcatggagtccctttaacctatgtgctgtttagcctaacaaaatgaggtttaggagacaaaattagactattttaggtgtgattcaacagctcagcccggggcgcagccccgttctggatccgcccctgctgaGGGAGTATTAAAGTTGAAGATGACTCGTGAGATTAGCATAAACACATTCACATGTAAAAAAATCTAGACTAACTGATATATTTTTTACTCATGCTCTATCTATTTTGTAGAAGTATCACGATACAATCCACGGGCCGAAAGAGAATTTGAGAAGCTCCAAATAATCATGGACCTTCTATCGGCGCTAGAGTGACACCCTCTTGTGTCCACAAGGGTAATAAGTCCAAAGTTGTGTGTGCCGTGCGCCCGTGTACCCATTGCAAAGTTCCCATCATTTGGACCGCCAAACTTTAACCGCTTCTCGTTGGAAGTGCCATTGCTTGGGATCCCGGATCCGTCATCCGTCCACTCACCACAGGCCCAGAGCGGCGCTCACGCTCACAGGAGAGGGCCAGCTGCAGACACAGTGACTTccatggttttatttgactCCGAGGCCGGCCCGGGGCCCCAAAACCGAGTGAAGATCAGTAGTACGTAGATCACATCGCTTTCCATGCGTTCGTGTTTGGTGGCGGGCATATCTTTACCGAAACCTGGTCGCAGCAGCGATCAGTCATTGAGCCACGCCAaaaaatacatatatatattCACCGTCTGATGAAAATAGACAGTAAAACACCGACCTCCTCAATtacaattataaaaaaaaatctgttgtTCTATACCCTTTACCTATGGTCCATACGACAAGTGGCACGACAACTCGTGCAGCAACCTGCACTACTACTGCCTACTATCTGCCAAGGGAAGAGGCCTTGTCGAAGGATATGCACATAGAGGAAAAAAGCTAGGGAGAAAGTCAATACTTACTGGTCACTCTGTTCATATGGATAATGCACAAATATGCAATATTCTTTCTCTCCTTTTTAATTCTATTTGGATACTTTAAACAATTTCAAAATTTGGCAAACTTGTACGAAAGATAGATCAAGGGCAATAGTTGGGTTCAGCTCAAAACCATGAAGCAAATTTGAATGCAAATTATCTAAATTGGACAACTTTTATGCGCTGTATGACTTTTTATGGATTCAATTTGACTCCTAAAAATGTGAGGAAATTTCAGCAATCTTTATTGCATTGGATC
This portion of the Setaria viridis chromosome 7, Setaria_viridis_v4.0, whole genome shotgun sequence genome encodes:
- the LOC117865426 gene encoding endoglucanase 12 is translated as MYSGNQWGGSFEIGDGAAEDDHSRNMDLDRGALSARQHHELDETQQSWLLGPPEAKKKDKYVDLGCVVVKRKVLWWALWCLVGAFVLIGLPIIIAKAIPHKKPRPPPDDQYTEVLHKALRFFNAQKSGRLPKNNGVPWRGNSGLSDGSDAKDVKGGLVGGYYDAGDNIKFHFPMAFSMTLLSWSVIEYSAKYKAVGEYDHVRELIKWGTDYLLLTFNSSASTIDKIYAQVGVAKINGSRPDDHYCWNRPEDMAYPRPTLAVSSAPDLGGEIAAALAAASIVFRDNAAYSKKLTQGAATVYKFARQMGHRTPYSLRQPDIEYYYNSTSYWDEFMWSAAWMYYATGNTSYITFATDPRLPKNAKAFYNILDFSVFSWDNKLPGAQLLLSRLRMFLNPGYPYEESLIGYHNATSLNMCMYFPKFGAFNFTKGGMALFNHGKGQPLQYVVANSFLASLYADYMEAANVPGWYCGPNFMSTNDLRAFAKSQLNYILGDNPRKMSYVVGFGKKYPRHLHHRGASTPKNGVKYSCTGGYKWRDSKKADPNLLTGAMVGGPDKNDGFKDSRNSYGQNEPTLVGNAGLVAALVAITNSGRGVGVTAVDKNTMFSAVPPMFPAAPPPPSSWKP